In Campylobacter suis, the following proteins share a genomic window:
- a CDS encoding response regulator transcription factor, whose translation MNNILKDLTVLIVEDESETRALMEQILLDEFAKVITAQNGDEGLKKFKKFSPDIVLTDIAMPIVDGLDMTDAIKKISSTTPIIALSAHSEKEKLLKAIDVGINKYIMKPIDVDEFLSTLKQVAQSKISQLNLIKITDDCAFNKTKKVLIKGDTEISLTKKELAFISLLVEHLDSVVLHDDIKSVVWVGESVSEAAIRTFVKRIRDKVGCDLVKNVPGLGYKIDTNF comes from the coding sequence TTGAATAATATTTTAAAAGATCTCACGGTTTTGATAGTTGAGGATGAGAGCGAAACTAGGGCATTGATGGAGCAAATTTTATTAGATGAGTTTGCCAAAGTTATAACTGCCCAAAATGGTGACGAGGGGCTTAAAAAATTTAAAAAATTTAGCCCAGACATAGTTCTTACTGATATTGCTATGCCGATTGTAGATGGGCTTGATATGACCGATGCGATAAAAAAGATCTCAAGCACAACGCCTATAATCGCACTATCTGCACATAGTGAAAAAGAGAAGCTTTTAAAGGCGATTGATGTTGGGATAAATAAATATATCATGAAGCCTATCGATGTAGATGAGTTTTTAAGTACTTTAAAACAGGTTGCCCAAAGCAAGATATCGCAGTTAAATTTGATAAAAATAACAGATGATTGTGCTTTTAATAAAACAAAAAAGGTGCTTATAAAAGGAGACACTGAAATTTCTCTTACAAAAAAAGAGCTTGCGTTTATCTCTCTTTTGGTCGAACATCTTGATAGTGTTGTGCTTCATGATGATATAAAAAGTGTTGTTTGGGTTGGAGAAAGTGTTAGTGAGGCGGCGATTAGAACATTTGTAAAGAGAATTCGTGATAAAGTTGGCTGTGACCTTGTAAAAAATGTTCCAGGCTTGGGTTACAAAATTGATACAAATTTCTAA
- the ccoN gene encoding cytochrome-c oxidase, cbb3-type subunit I — protein sequence MRPGQMLSYDYSVAKLFMFSTLVFGIVGMLLGVIIAFQMAYPDLNYIAGEYSLFGRLRPLHTNGIIFGFMLSGIFATWYYVGQRVLKVSMNESPFLMAIGKLHFWLYIILLACAVVSLFAGINTSKEYAELEWPLDILVVLVWVLWGVSIFGLIGIRREKTIYISVWYYIATFLGVAMLYLFNNMEVPTRLISEHGSWLHSVSMYAGSNDALVQWWYGHNAVAFIFTVAIIAQIYYFLPKESGQPIFSYKLSLFSFWGLMFLYLWAGGHHLIYSTVPDWMQTMGSVFSVVLILPSWGSAINILLTMKGEWIQLRDNPLIKFMVLASTFYMFSTLEGSILSVKSVNALAHFTDWVPGHVHDGALGWIGFMTMAALYHMTPRVFKREVYSKSLMEVQFWIQTTGIVLYFASMWIAGITQGMMWRATDSYGNLLYSFIDTVAVLEPYYWIRAIGGALYLFGFFIFTYNILKSLGAPKIDYEPKNTTPMGGARNAEVANV from the coding sequence ATGCGACCTGGTCAAATGCTAAGTTATGACTACTCAGTAGCAAAACTTTTTATGTTTTCTACTTTAGTCTTTGGTATAGTCGGCATGCTTTTGGGCGTTATAATAGCGTTTCAAATGGCATATCCAGACTTAAACTATATAGCTGGAGAGTACTCACTTTTTGGTAGGTTAAGACCGCTACATACAAACGGTATCATCTTTGGCTTTATGCTTTCGGGAATTTTTGCTACATGGTATTATGTTGGGCAGCGTGTGCTTAAAGTTTCTATGAATGAGTCGCCGTTTTTGATGGCTATAGGTAAGCTACATTTTTGGCTTTATATTATATTGCTTGCCTGTGCAGTAGTCTCTCTTTTTGCTGGGATAAATACATCAAAAGAGTATGCTGAGCTTGAGTGGCCACTTGACATTTTGGTTGTTTTGGTTTGGGTTCTTTGGGGTGTTTCTATATTTGGACTTATAGGAATTCGCCGTGAAAAGACTATATACATATCAGTTTGGTACTATATAGCTACATTTCTTGGCGTGGCTATGCTTTATTTGTTTAATAACATGGAAGTACCTACTCGCCTTATATCAGAACATGGCTCTTGGTTGCACTCAGTTTCTATGTATGCTGGAAGTAATGACGCTTTAGTTCAGTGGTGGTATGGACACAACGCTGTTGCATTTATTTTTACTGTCGCTATTATCGCACAAATTTACTACTTCTTGCCAAAAGAGAGTGGACAGCCGATATTTTCATACAAACTATCGCTATTTTCATTCTGGGGTCTTATGTTTTTATATCTTTGGGCTGGCGGGCACCACTTGATATACTCAACAGTACCAGACTGGATGCAGACTATGGGTTCCGTTTTCTCAGTAGTTTTGATACTTCCATCTTGGGGTTCAGCTATAAATATACTTCTTACAATGAAGGGTGAGTGGATACAACTTCGTGACAATCCTTTGATTAAATTTATGGTTTTAGCTTCAACATTTTATATGTTTTCAACACTTGAAGGATCTATACTTTCGGTCAAATCAGTCAATGCATTAGCCCACTTTACAGACTGGGTTCCAGGACATGTTCACGATGGTGCTTTAGGCTGGATAGGCTTTATGACTATGGCAGCACTTTATCATATGACTCCGCGTGTATTTAAGCGTGAAGTTTATTCAAAGTCACTTATGGAAGTCCAGTTTTGGATACAAACAACTGGCATAGTGCTTTACTTTGCTTCTATGTGGATAGCTGGCATCACACAAGGTATGATGTGGCGCGCAACTGATAGTTACGGAAATTTACTATATAGCTTTATAGATACTGTTGCTGTTCTTGAGCCATATTATTGGATAAGAGCGATAGGCGGAGCGTTATATCTGTTTGGATTTTTCATCTTTACATATAACATCTTAAAGTCGCTTGGTGCACCAAAGATTGATTATGAGCCAAAAAATACAACCCCTATGGGTGGTGCAAGAAATGCGGAGGTGGCAAATGTTTAG
- a CDS encoding DUF4006 family protein has translation MENTNRSVFALNGVTGMLIATVLLLSILAVLTYMGIGLQQDVANKPYKIENPSAIQMKSVENSKHIVKE, from the coding sequence ATGGAAAATACAAATAGAAGTGTTTTTGCCTTAAATGGTGTAACTGGTATGTTAATAGCAACTGTTTTGTTGCTTAGTATATTGGCTGTTCTTACATACATGGGTATTGGGCTACAACAAGATGTGGCTAACAAACCATACAAAATAGAAAATCCAAGCGCTATTCAAATGAAAAGCGTTGAAAATTCTAAGCACATCGTAAAGGAGTAG
- a CDS encoding cbb3-type cytochrome c oxidase N-terminal domain-containing protein has product MEWFNLEDSVNLLSLVGLLSLVVLTVAIAGRYVNQMKVSKDASVELGEHNWDGIGEYKNKVPTGWLVSFLLLLVWAIWYFLVGYPLNSYSQIGEYNEEVKAANAKFAKEHANLDDKKLKEMGQGIFLVQCSQCHGIIGDGINGKAADLTKWGSEMAIYDVILNGSKGLNFPGGEMPGGLGGDEASSKAIAAYVAKELSGIKSTKNEALVSQGKELYAGACAACHGDDGKGMDGTFPDLTTYGSNAFVMDVLVRGKAGDIGVMPKFDTMLNEIQQKAVGEYVISLSRGK; this is encoded by the coding sequence ATGGAGTGGTTTAACTTAGAAGACAGTGTAAATTTGCTCTCGCTTGTCGGTTTATTATCACTTGTTGTTTTGACTGTGGCGATTGCAGGACGATATGTTAATCAAATGAAAGTCTCAAAAGATGCTAGTGTCGAGCTTGGCGAGCATAATTGGGATGGTATAGGTGAGTATAAAAATAAAGTTCCAACAGGCTGGCTAGTATCGTTTTTGTTGCTATTGGTTTGGGCTATATGGTATTTTTTGGTGGGATATCCACTAAATTCATATTCACAAATCGGCGAGTATAATGAAGAAGTGAAAGCTGCAAATGCAAAATTTGCAAAAGAGCACGCAAACCTTGATGACAAAAAACTAAAAGAGATGGGTCAGGGTATATTTTTGGTTCAATGCTCACAGTGTCATGGCATCATCGGAGATGGCATAAACGGTAAAGCTGCCGATCTTACAAAGTGGGGTAGTGAAATGGCAATTTATGATGTCATACTAAATGGCTCAAAAGGACTAAATTTCCCAGGTGGCGAAATGCCAGGTGGACTTGGTGGCGATGAGGCTAGCTCTAAGGCGATAGCGGCATATGTTGCCAAAGAGCTAAGCGGTATAAAATCAACCAAAAATGAAGCACTTGTATCGCAGGGTAAAGAGCTTTATGCTGGTGCTTGTGCCGCATGTCACGGCGATGATGGCAAGGGCATGGATGGCACTTTCCCTGACCTAACTACATATGGTTCAAACGCTTTTGTTATGGATGTTTTAGTTCGTGGTAAGGCTGGAGATATTGGTGTTATGCCAAAATTTGATACTATGTTAAATGAGATACAGCAAAAAGCAGTTGGCGAGTATGTTATCTCGCTTTCAAGGGGTAAATAA
- a CDS encoding sulfite exporter TauE/SafE family protein yields the protein MSLDINVASIISVAVLSSFSHCIGMCGGFFALCAVAFKQKSISQAFFLTLIYHLCRIASYVVLGALFGAFGSIFLISNTSRAVLFFVVGILLVIVGFALLSLGKLLNFIENDKISKFITKKTLALRNLPEILKFCLFGMLNGLLPCGVVYYFLAMSIASANALQGAFIMVLFGFSTLPAMLSINAVFKFITQKFKQIMFKIAILIIILNGIYLAFLGFMANG from the coding sequence TTGAGTTTAGACATTAATGTCGCTAGCATTATTAGCGTAGCGGTTTTATCATCTTTTAGCCACTGCATAGGTATGTGCGGTGGCTTTTTTGCACTTTGTGCAGTTGCTTTTAAACAAAAAAGTATCTCACAGGCATTTTTTTTGACGCTTATTTACCACCTTTGTCGTATAGCTTCTTATGTCGTTTTAGGTGCTTTATTTGGTGCTTTTGGCTCGATTTTTTTAATCTCAAATACAAGCAGGGCTGTGCTATTTTTTGTGGTTGGAATTTTGCTTGTGATTGTTGGATTTGCACTTTTAAGCCTTGGAAAATTGTTAAATTTTATAGAAAATGATAAAATTTCAAAATTTATCACAAAAAAAACACTAGCATTAAGAAATTTACCAGAAATTTTGAAATTTTGCCTATTTGGAATGCTAAATGGACTACTTCCATGCGGTGTTGTGTACTATTTTTTAGCAATGTCTATAGCAAGCGCAAATGCCCTTCAAGGAGCGTTTATCATGGTACTTTTTGGGTTTTCCACACTACCAGCTATGTTATCAATAAATGCAGTTTTTAAATTTATCACACAAAAGTTTAAGCAAATTATGTTTAAAATAGCAATTTTGATTATAATACTAAACGGAATTTATCTAGCTTTTTTAGGATTTATGGCAAATGGATGA
- a CDS encoding PD-(D/E)XK nuclease family protein encodes MRELFVFSSIRQIRNFTQNFSNQLLPKAISIGDFFSKVVYVDGLNEAGQSECLIYMRDACNSCKNANLKLHIPTEFFAFLKNNDYLFSFFKEITHQKKSILALKFSDIYAHFDEHIEILNEVFKNYKEILIKNSLYDNIILPEVYEINEAFLKAYEHINIQIDGLLSEFEWEVLLRAAKFSNVKITFKTSKLNQKLLRKISEILASDTDKFELYCTYELDLNTLLLTKKQNNAQNRSALVRAFSLSSLQAAFVFEKISTFMSEGIEPERIAVILPDENFARVLRLYDRDKMLSFAMGKSVKDSLFYCILSDIVDILKEQKNPCLKDDYFELKNRNLRCDESFLNINGIDSEIFELFRQNFEKYSSFELFYSAINALLLKINDEKLSQILYEELFFLQNLSTHARLKFSELCEFLLLRLSALSIDDVGGGAVRVMGVLESRGLAYDGVIIVDFNDDLVPKRSVNEMFLSSKVREKAGLISYFERENLQRFYYECLIGSAKKVAISYVGDEGRIESRFLSEFSCIADKNYDDDAYFRLFLRDTPYVKTAKFIPEHINVKHDFFEKPLSFSRLDTFLTCPRKYFYRYIKELSEERFLDKAGASGYGNAVHEALFEYYKKYEKFMLEPFMQILSTKDLDALELEISRQKFKIFETNENDRFASGWHVKECEVEKNGEFCGVKLEGKIDRIDVNDDGRLCVIDYKTGKIVTDSLQLLFYKALLGAECECYFYDLKSEMKLIMPKNTDLSELSNKLKEAQEYFSKHVDLEPKVGAACEYCAYYAICTGDIA; translated from the coding sequence ATGAGAGAGCTTTTTGTATTTTCAAGCATTAGGCAGATACGCAACTTCACTCAAAATTTTTCTAACCAGCTTCTTCCTAAAGCTATAAGCATAGGCGACTTTTTTAGTAAGGTTGTTTATGTTGATGGCTTAAACGAGGCAGGTCAAAGTGAGTGCCTTATCTATATGAGAGATGCTTGTAATTCCTGTAAAAATGCAAATTTAAAACTACATATACCGACTGAATTTTTTGCATTTTTAAAAAATAACGACTATCTGTTTTCTTTTTTTAAAGAGATAACCCATCAAAAAAAGAGTATTTTAGCACTTAAATTTAGCGATATTTATGCACATTTTGATGAGCATATCGAAATTTTAAATGAAGTTTTTAAAAACTACAAAGAAATTTTGATAAAAAACTCTCTTTATGATAACATTATTTTGCCAGAAGTTTATGAGATTAACGAAGCTTTTTTAAAGGCTTATGAGCATATAAACATTCAAATAGACGGACTTTTGAGCGAATTTGAGTGGGAAGTTTTACTAAGAGCTGCAAAATTTTCAAATGTAAAAATCACCTTTAAGACCTCAAAACTAAACCAAAAGCTTTTACGAAAAATTTCTGAAATTTTAGCCAGCGATACTGATAAATTTGAACTTTATTGTACTTATGAGCTTGATTTAAATACACTTTTACTAACCAAAAAACAAAATAATGCACAAAATAGAAGCGCCCTTGTAAGAGCATTTTCTCTTTCTAGCTTGCAAGCTGCTTTTGTCTTTGAAAAAATTTCAACATTTATGAGTGAGGGTATCGAGCCTGAGCGTATAGCAGTGATATTGCCAGATGAGAATTTTGCTAGAGTTTTGCGTCTTTATGATAGAGACAAAATGCTTAGCTTTGCGATGGGAAAAAGTGTAAAAGATAGTCTATTTTACTGTATTTTAAGTGATATCGTTGATATTTTAAAAGAACAAAAAAATCCTTGTTTAAAAGATGATTATTTTGAGTTAAAAAATAGAAATTTACGCTGTGATGAGAGTTTTTTAAATATAAATGGCATAGACAGTGAAATTTTTGAGCTTTTTAGGCAAAATTTTGAAAAATACTCTAGTTTTGAGTTATTTTATAGCGCCATAAATGCACTTTTGCTAAAAATAAATGATGAAAAACTTAGCCAAATACTTTATGAAGAGCTTTTTTTCTTGCAGAATTTATCCACTCATGCAAGGCTAAAATTTAGTGAACTATGCGAGTTTTTGTTACTTCGCTTATCAGCTCTTAGTATTGATGATGTTGGTGGTGGTGCTGTCCGTGTCATGGGGGTTTTAGAAAGCCGCGGACTAGCTTATGATGGCGTGATTATTGTTGATTTTAATGATGATTTGGTTCCAAAAAGAAGTGTAAATGAGATGTTTTTAAGTTCAAAAGTTCGTGAAAAAGCGGGTCTTATAAGCTACTTTGAGCGTGAGAATTTGCAGCGATTTTACTATGAGTGTCTTATAGGTTCAGCCAAAAAAGTAGCCATATCTTATGTTGGTGATGAAGGCCGTATCGAGTCTAGATTTTTAAGCGAATTTAGCTGTATAGCAGATAAAAACTACGATGATGATGCCTATTTTAGGCTTTTTTTAAGAGATACGCCTTATGTAAAAACGGCGAAATTTATACCAGAGCACATTAATGTTAAGCATGATTTTTTTGAAAAACCACTATCTTTTTCAAGGCTAGATACATTTTTAACCTGCCCTAGGAAGTATTTTTATCGCTATATCAAAGAGCTTTCTGAAGAACGCTTTTTAGATAAGGCAGGTGCTAGCGGTTATGGAAATGCCGTTCATGAAGCACTTTTTGAGTATTATAAAAAGTATGAAAAATTTATGCTTGAGCCGTTTATGCAGATTTTAAGCACAAAGGATTTGGATGCTTTGGAACTTGAAATTTCAAGACAAAAGTTTAAAATTTTTGAAACAAATGAAAATGACCGTTTTGCCTCTGGATGGCATGTAAAAGAGTGCGAAGTAGAAAAAAATGGAGAATTTTGCGGAGTAAAACTTGAAGGAAAGATTGACCGTATTGATGTAAATGATGACGGTAGGCTTTGTGTGATTGACTATAAAACTGGTAAGATCGTGACTGATAGCCTGCAACTTTTATTTTACAAGGCACTTTTGGGTGCTGAATGCGAGTGTTATTTTTATGATTTAAAGAGTGAAATGAAGCTTATCATGCCTAAAAATACAGACCTTAGCGAGCTTAGCAATAAGCTTAAAGAGGCACAAGAGTACTTTTCAAAGCATGTAGATTTAGAGCCAAAAGTAGGCGCGGCTTGTGAGTATTGCGCATATTATGCCATTTGTACTGGAGATATAGCATGA
- a CDS encoding PAS domain-containing sensor histidine kinase — protein MDDIRTKFKQYQDAIERSNIVSKTDIHGIITFVNDEFCKMSGYTREELVGKNHNIVRHPDVPSSTFKELWDTILSKKVFKTIAKNLAKDGSVVYLNTTISPILNSEGEIEEFVAIRHDVTQIINLNDKLLQKESELIMLNQSLEQHVREKTAELRELNENLQNIIRAEIAKNEENTKILLVQSRLASMGEMIANIAHQWRQPLNELSITLFKIKKNAQDLNELEKLYERCKSIIKSMSNTIEDFRGFFSSDKVAENFSLKKAVDNAKTMLQGTFSREGIAIEINVKKDVLIYGYESQLTQVLINLLNNAKDALVERLIEKKLVVVEILSDNEFGFINVIDNAGGVKDEVIDKIFEPYFTTKHSSQGTGIGLYMSKMIVDRFKGGLKVMNVKNGACFSIKLPLKGDEIE, from the coding sequence ATGGATGACATAAGAACAAAATTTAAACAATATCAAGATGCCATAGAGCGTAGTAATATCGTTTCAAAGACCGATATACACGGTATTATAACATTTGTAAATGATGAATTTTGTAAAATGAGTGGCTATACTCGTGAAGAGTTGGTAGGGAAAAACCACAACATTGTTCGCCACCCAGATGTCCCTTCTTCGACTTTTAAAGAGCTTTGGGACACCATACTTTCAAAAAAAGTTTTTAAAACCATTGCTAAAAATTTAGCAAAAGATGGCAGCGTAGTTTATCTAAACACTACCATATCTCCCATACTAAACTCAGAGGGCGAGATAGAGGAATTTGTTGCGATCCGTCACGATGTCACGCAGATTATAAATTTAAATGATAAGCTCTTACAAAAGGAGAGCGAACTAATAATGCTTAATCAAAGCCTAGAACAGCATGTTCGAGAAAAAACTGCCGAGTTGCGTGAGTTAAACGAAAATTTGCAAAACATCATACGAGCTGAGATAGCTAAAAATGAAGAAAATACTAAAATTTTGCTTGTTCAAAGTAGGCTTGCTAGCATGGGCGAAATGATAGCAAATATCGCTCATCAATGGAGACAGCCATTAAATGAACTAAGCATCACGCTTTTTAAGATTAAAAAAAATGCTCAAGATCTTAATGAGCTTGAGAAATTATATGAACGCTGTAAGAGCATTATAAAAAGTATGTCAAACACCATTGAGGACTTTCGTGGCTTTTTTTCAAGTGATAAAGTGGCTGAGAATTTCTCTCTTAAAAAAGCGGTAGACAACGCTAAAACAATGCTTCAAGGCACATTTAGTCGTGAAGGCATAGCGATAGAGATTAATGTAAAAAAAGATGTGCTGATTTATGGTTATGAAAGTCAGCTTACTCAGGTTTTAATAAATTTGTTAAATAATGCAAAAGATGCTCTTGTGGAGCGTTTGATAGAAAAAAAGCTAGTTGTTGTTGAAATTTTAAGCGATAATGAGTTTGGCTTTATAAATGTCATCGATAATGCGGGCGGGGTAAAAGATGAGGTGATAGATAAAATTTTTGAGCCGTATTTTACAACAAAACATAGTTCGCAAGGCACTGGTATAGGGCTTTATATGTCAAAAATGATTGTTGATAGATTTAAGGGAGGGTTAAAAGTGATGAATGTAAAAAATGGAGCATGTTTTAGTATAAAACTACCGTTAAAAGGGGATGAAATTGAATAA
- the ccoO gene encoding cytochrome-c oxidase, cbb3-type subunit II has product MFSWLEKNPFFFAVGVFIVIAYAGIVEILPDFANRARPVEGTKPYTVLQLAGKHVYMKEGCNACHTQMIRPFKSETDRYGMYSLSGEYAYDRPHLWGSKRTGPDLMRVGNYRTSDWHENHMKDPVSVVPGSIMPAYKHLFVKNADVATAYAEAETIKKVFNVPYDAEGMPKLGTFDEASADVKAEAAMIVEQMKDEDIKKAFASGEIRQIVALIAYLNSLK; this is encoded by the coding sequence ATGTTTAGTTGGTTAGAAAAAAACCCATTTTTCTTCGCAGTGGGTGTATTTATAGTTATTGCTTATGCTGGTATAGTTGAAATTTTACCAGACTTTGCAAATCGTGCAAGACCAGTTGAGGGAACAAAGCCATATACTGTTTTACAGCTTGCTGGAAAGCATGTTTATATGAAAGAGGGTTGTAATGCTTGCCATACTCAGATGATTCGTCCGTTTAAAAGCGAAACTGATAGATATGGCATGTACTCTCTTAGTGGCGAATACGCTTATGATCGCCCTCATTTATGGGGCTCAAAAAGAACTGGACCAGATCTTATGCGTGTTGGAAACTATAGAACAAGTGATTGGCATGAAAACCACATGAAAGACCCTGTTTCTGTTGTTCCAGGTTCTATCATGCCAGCATATAAACACCTTTTTGTAAAAAATGCAGATGTTGCTACGGCATATGCTGAAGCAGAGACTATAAAAAAGGTATTTAATGTTCCTTATGATGCAGAAGGTATGCCAAAACTAGGCACTTTTGATGAAGCTAGTGCAGATGTAAAGGCTGAAGCAGCGATGATAGTTGAGCAGATGAAAGATGAAGATATTAAAAAGGCATTTGCTAGCGGTGAAATTCGCCAGATAGTCGCATTGATCGCCTATCTAAATAGCTTAAAATAG
- a CDS encoding FixH family protein — MAKTKTFWPYGITLSIIGCIALCIYTIVVSLDYPVEMDHFYLEKYQNVNQDINEIRAKQREFETKFDVKLQTKDFKIGSDKNINISIIPKNDNTSSSLKYEILLTRPDTNAYNINPNATLINNTLTTSEVDLALEGRWQVMLKLKDNDLVGFYKMEFLAFK; from the coding sequence ATGGCTAAAACAAAGACATTTTGGCCTTATGGCATAACTTTAAGTATTATTGGGTGTATCGCACTTTGTATATATACCATTGTTGTTAGCCTTGATTATCCAGTTGAGATGGATCATTTTTACCTTGAAAAATACCAAAATGTAAATCAAGACATAAATGAGATACGAGCTAAGCAAAGGGAATTTGAGACTAAATTTGATGTTAAGCTTCAAACAAAAGATTTTAAGATAGGAAGTGATAAAAATATAAACATTTCTATAATCCCAAAAAATGATAATACATCATCTAGTCTAAAGTATGAAATTTTGCTTACCAGACCAGATACAAATGCGTACAACATTAATCCAAATGCTACTTTAATAAACAATACGCTTACCACATCTGAGGTTGATTTGGCACTTGAGGGCAGATGGCAGGTTATGCTAAAGTTAAAAGATAATGATCTGGTTGGATTTTACAAAATGGAGTTCTTGGCTTTTAAATGA
- a CDS encoding cytochrome c oxidase, cbb3-type, CcoQ subunit, with translation MDAQTIRELQAYGFFFFVVFLVCILYGYCYHLYKSERTGRRDYEKYSNLALQDELNGDVLEKNVKGH, from the coding sequence ATGGACGCGCAAACGATTAGGGAGCTACAAGCTTATGGCTTTTTCTTCTTTGTCGTGTTTTTGGTTTGTATACTTTATGGATATTGCTACCATTTATACAAATCAGAGCGCACAGGCAGAAGAGATTATGAAAAATATTCAAATTTGGCTTTACAAGATGAGCTTAATGGCGATGTCTTGGAGAAAAATGTAAAGGGGCATTAA